Sequence from the Candidatus Methylomirabilis sp. genome:
CGGACCTCCCCTGAGGACATCACGGTCTTCAAGTCGGTCGGGTTCGCCCTGGAGGACCTGGCGGCGGCGCGTCTGGCCTACCGGAAGGCGCAGGCCGCCGGGCGGGGGACCCGCCTCGCGCTGGACTGAGGCGACCCGGGAGCGCGGGAGGAGGCCCATGGCCCAGGCATACAAGAACCTCATCGGCGGGAAGTGGGTCGAGGCGGCGTCGGGGCAGACCTTTGCGGACAGGAGTCCGGCCAACACGGAGGACGTGCTGGGGCACTTCCCGCGGAGCGATGCCCGCGACGTGGATGCTGCCGCGCGCGCGGCGGCGGGAGCCTTCGAGCGGTGGAGGCGGGTGCCGGCCCCCCGGCGGGCCGAGATCCTCTTCCGGGCCGGCGAGACGCTCCTCCGGCGGAAGGAGGAGCTGGCCCGGAGCATGACCCGGGAGATGGGGAAGGTCCTGAAGGAGTCGCGGGGCGACGTGCAGGAAGGCATCGACATGACGTACTACATCGCCGGCGAGGGGCGGCGCCTGACGGGGCAGACGACCCCCTCGGAGCTTCCCGACAAATGGGCCATGAGCGTCCGGGTCCCCGTGGGCGTGGTCGCCTGCATCACCCCCTGGAACTTCCCGCTGGCGATCCCCACCTGGAAGCTGGTCCCGGCCCTCGTCGCCGGGAACACGGTCATTTTCAAGCCCGCCGAGGACACCCCCCTCCTCGGCCACCTCCTGGTGGAAATCCTTCTGGAGGCCGGTCTCCCCCCCGAGGTCCTGCAACTCGTCCACGGCACGGGGGAGGAGGCAGGGGCGCCGCTGGTCCGGCATCCCCTGGTGGGCCTGGTCTCCTTCACCGGGTCCTCGGAGGTGGGGCAGGATGTGGCGGTCGCCTGCGCGAAGGAGCACCGGCGCTGCTCCCTGGAGATGGGGGGGAAGAACTGCATTCTGGTCCTGGAGGATGCGAACCTGGAGCTGGCGGTGGATGGGGCGATCTGGGGCGGGTTCGGGACCACCGGGCAGCGGTGCACGGCGGCGAGCCGCCTCATCGTCCACGAGGCGGTCGCCCGGCAGTTCACCGACGCACTGGTCGGGCGGGCCACGCGGCTCCACCTGGGGGACGGTCTCCTCCCGGAGACGGAGGTGGGGCCGGTCGTCAACGAGGCGCAGCTCCAGCGGGTCCACCAGTACACGGAGGTCGGGCAGCGGGAGGGGGCGGCGCTGCTCTGCGGCGGCGCCTTCGCCCGGGAGGGGGCGCTCGCCAAGGGGTATTTCTACCGCCCCACCGTGTTCGCGAACGTGAAGCCCGCCATGCGGATCGCCCAGGAGGAGATCTTCGGCCCGACGGTCGCGATCCTCCCGGTCCGCTCCTTCGAGGAGGCGGTCGCGGTCGCCAACAACGTCCGCTACGGGCTCTCCACCGCGGTCTACACGCAGGACGTGAACCGGGCCTTCCGGGCGATGGGGGACCTGCAGGCGGGCATTACCTATGTGAACGCCCCCACCATCGGCGCGGAGGTTCACCTTCCCTTCGGGGGCATCAAGGCGACCGGCAACGGCCACCGGGAGGGGGGCCCGCAGGTCCTGGACATCTTCACCGAGTGGAAGACGATCTACGTGGACTACAGCGGCAAGTTGCAGCGCGCGCAGATCGACGTGTGAGGGGGCGGCGGCCCTGAACGTACAAAAGGCGTACGCCTCCGGCCGGCCCGGGGAAAAGGGCGGCGGCTCCGAAGGCGCGCGTGATGCTCGTCATTTGGCCCGGCACCCGAGTCGGTACGTGAGCACCTGGGACAGATCGGTGGAGTCACACTAGCGGCGGGGAGAGCCATGGCCAAGTTCGCGGGGGTGGACTACTACGGCATCGAGGAACTCCTCTCCCCGGAGGAGCGGCTGATCCGGGACACGGTCCGGGACTTCGTGGAGGCGGAGGTCCTGCCGATCATTGACCAGCACAACCGTGCCGGAACCTTCCCGGTGCACCTCATTTCCCGCCTGGGGGAGCTCGGGGTGCTCGGGGCGAACCTCCAGGGGTACGGGTGTGCCGGGATCAACAATGTCGCCTACGGGCTCGCCATGCGGGAGCTGGAGCGGGGGGATTCGGCCATCCGCTCGTTCGCGTCCGTCCAGGGGCCCCTCGGCATGTACGCGCTTCACGCCTTCGGGTCGGAGGCCCAGAAGCGGCGCTGGCTCCCCGAGCTGGCGGCGGGGCGGAAGGTGGCCTGCTTCGGCCTCACGGAGCCGGACCACGGCTCGGACCCGGGAGGCATGGAGACGAAGGCGGTGCGGGCCGGCGACGGCTACGTCCTGAACGGGACCAAGCTCTGGATCACGAACGGATCCATCGCGGACGTGGCCGTCATCTGGGCTCGGGTGGAGGAGACCTTCGGGGGGTTCCTGGTGGAGCGGGGGACGCCGGGCTTCGCCGCCCGGGACATCCACGGGAAGCTCTCCATGCGCGCCTCCGTGACCTCCGAGCTGACCCTCCAGGACTGCCGCATCCCCGCCGAGGGCCGGCTTCCGGGCGCGGACGGCCTGAAGGCCCCCCTGGGTTGCCTCAACCAGGCGCGGTACGGGATCGCCTGGGGGGCGGTGGGGGCGGCCACGGCCTGCTACGACGCCGCCCTGACCTACGCGAAGGCCCGGCGCCAGTTCGGGAAGTCCATCGCGAGCTTCCAACTGGTGCAGGACAAGCTGGTCACCATGCTGACCGAGATCACCAAGGCGCAGCTCCTCTGCCTGCAGCTCGGGCGCCTGAAGGACGCGGGGAAGCTCCGGCACACCCAGGTCTCGTTGGCCAAGAGGAACAACGTGGAGCAGGCCCTGCGGGTCGCCCGGCTGGCGCGGGACATCCACGGGGCCAACGGGATCGTGGACGAGTACCCGGTCATGCGGCACCTCTGCAACCTGGAGACCCTGTACACCTATGAGGGGACTCACGATATCCACACCCTGATCCTGGGCCGGGACATCACGGGGATCGCCGCCTTCGCGTGAGGGGCAAGTCCCGCCTTGCCTTACCCCTGACCCTGTGCTATGGAAGGGCATGCGACGTCGGGTTCTGGGCATCGGGCTTGCAGTTGCCGGAGTCGCCGGGGCGGGAGCGGTCCTGCTCCTGTGGGGCGTGACGGCGGGGCTGCCGCTCTCCGCTCGCCCGACCCCGTCGCCCGGCGGCCGTCCCGACCTCACCCTCGTGGGCGTCCGCGTGGTGGAGGACCGGGCGGGGGAGCGGCTCTGGGAGGCGGAGGCGGACCGCGCGACGGTCTTCGAGCGGGAGGGACGCACCCTCCTCAGCCGGGGGGCGGAGCCGGTGCGGATTACGCTCTACAGCGACGGGCGGCGGCTCGAATCGGTCGCCGACCGGGTGGTGGTGTTGGCGGACAGGCGGCAGGTGCTGCTCGAGGGCACCGTCACCGCGCGCTCCGACCAGGGCGTCGTCCTCCGGACGGACCACCTGACCTGGTCGGCAGATCGGCGGACCCTGGAGACGAACGCCCCCGTCACGCTGGAGCGAGCCGGACTCACGGTCGAGGGAGAGGGGATGGAGACGGACCTGACTCTCGAGCGCCTGACGCTCAAAGTCCACCGGGGTTCCCGGGTCACCGGACGGGCAGGGGGCCGGTCGTGAAGGCGATGCTCGTGCTGGCGGCCCTGGTCCTTGGGGCCGGCGCGGCGGCGGCGGAAACCTCCTCCCCCGCTCGGGGCCCCCTCGGCCCGGCGCGGAAGGGGAGCGCCATCACCATCTCGGCCGACCGCCTGGAGGTGGACCGGAAAGCGCACACCGCCACCTACGCCGGTAGCGTTGTCGCGCGCGACAGCGCCCTGACCATCCTGGCCGACCGGATGGAGTTCACCTTCGACGAGGCGATGCAGGAGGTGCAGCGCGTCCGGGCGACCGGGCACGTGCGGCTCACCGAGCGCGGGGGGCGGGAGGCGACGGCGGATGCCGCCACCTACTTCGCCCGCGACGAGAAGGTGCTGCTCGAGGGGAGCGCGCGGGCCTGGCAGCAGGAGAACGTTGTCACCGGCAGCACCATCACCCTCTACCTCCGCGAGGATCGCCACGTGGTGGAGGGGGAGGGGGACGCGCGGGTCCATGCCGTCATCTACCCCAGGCGCGACCCCGGAGGTCCGCCCAGGCCCTGAGGCGGTCTCCGGCGCCATCCTCCGGACCGTGAACCTGGTGAAGGCGTTCCGGGGTCGGACCGTCGTGTCGGGGGTCAGCATCACGGTGGGGCCGGGCGAGGTGGTGGGCCTCCTGGGTCCCAACGGGGCCGGGAAGACTACCACCTTCTTCATGGCCCTCGGGCTCCTGCAGCCGGACCGGGGGGCGGTCTTCCTCAACGGCGAGGAGGTCACCCCCCTTCCGGTCTACCAGCGGGCGCGGCGGGGGCTGGGCTTCCTCCCCCAGGAGCCCTCCATCTTCCGGAAGCTGACGGTGGAGGAGAATCTCCTGGCGATCCTGGAGGGGCTCCCCCTCTCCCGCGAGGAGCGGCGCGAGCGCGCGGCTGCCCTCCTGCGGGAGCTGGGGATCGCGCACCTGGCCGCGCGGAAAGCGTACTCCCTCTCGGGGGGGGAGCGCCGGCGGGCCGAGATCAGCCGGTGCCTGGCCACCGACCCGAGCTGCATCCTGATGGACGAGCCGTTCGCCGGGATCGATCCCATCGCCGTGGACGAGATCCAGGGGATCATCGCCCAGCTCCGGGCCCGCGGGATCGGGATCCTCATCACGGATCACAACGTACGGGAGACGCTGCACATCGTCGATCGGGCCGATATCATCCACCGGGGGGAGATCCTCATCAGCGGGACCGCCCGGGAGCTGGCCGCCGACGAGCGGGCGCGCGAGATCTACCTGGGAGAGCGGTTCACCCTCTAGGCAGGGGGCGACCGGGGGACGCAGGACACGATGGCACTCGAGGCCAAGCTCAGCCTCCGCCAGACGCAGCGGATGATCATGACCCAGTCGCTGCAACAGGCGATTGGGCTGCTGCAGCTCACCCGGATGGAGCTGATCCAGACGGTCCGGCAGGAGCTGGAGGAGAACCCGCTGCTCGAGGAGGAGCTGGTCGAGGCCGCCGAGGAGGTGCCGGAGACCAAAACGGAGGCCGCGGCGGAGGAGCCGGCCGAGCCCGAGCGGGAGGAGAAGCTCTCCGAGACCGATTGGGAAGCCTACCTGCAGGATGCCTCGGACTACCGGCGGGAGTTTCCGCGGGAGGAGCTGGAGCGGGCCGGCCCCGAGGAGACCATGACCCGCCCCCGGTCCCTGGCCGACCACCTCACCTTCCAGCTCTACCTCTCGACCTCCGACCCCTCCCTCATCGCCTGGGCCAACCTGATCATCGGCAACCTGGACGAGAACGGCTATCTGACCGTCCCCCTGGCGGAGCTGAACGAGGAGCCTCCCGCCGACCCCTCCGTGCCCGAGCGGGCGCTCCGGCTCGTCCAATCGTTCGACCCCGTGGGCGTGGCTGCCCGGGATCTCGGGGAGTGCCTGCTCGTCCAGCTGGACGCCCGGGGGGCGGAGGCGCGATTAGCCCGCTGCCTCATCAGCGAGCACCTGGCGGAGCTGGAGCACCGGAACATCGCCCGCCTGGCGGACCGGCTGAAGGTCCCCCCGCGCGAGGTGCAGGTGGCGTTGGAGCTCATCGCCAGTCTCGAGCCCAAGCCCGGGCGCACCTTCAGCACCGACGAGCCCCGCTATATCACCCCCGATGTCTACATCCTGAAGGTGGACGACCGGTTCGTCGTCGTGCTGAACGAAGACGGGCTTCCCCGCCTCCGCGTCAGCGGCTACTACCGGGCCATTCTCTCCCGGCGGAGCCAGAACTCCAAGGAGACGCGCGAGTATGTCGAGGGGAAGATGCGCTCGGCCCTCTGGCTCATCCGGAGTATCGAGCAGCGGCAGCGCACCCTGTACAAGGTGACCGAGAGCATCGTGAAGTTCCAGCGACCATTCCTGGAGCAGGGGATCAGCGCCATGCGGCCCCTCACCCTGAAGGAGGTGGCCGAGGACATCGGGATGCACGAGTCCACGGTGAGCCGGGTCACCACCAATAAGTACGTCCACTCGCCGCAGG
This genomic interval carries:
- a CDS encoding acyl-CoA dehydrogenase family protein; translated protein: MAKFAGVDYYGIEELLSPEERLIRDTVRDFVEAEVLPIIDQHNRAGTFPVHLISRLGELGVLGANLQGYGCAGINNVAYGLAMRELERGDSAIRSFASVQGPLGMYALHAFGSEAQKRRWLPELAAGRKVACFGLTEPDHGSDPGGMETKAVRAGDGYVLNGTKLWITNGSIADVAVIWARVEETFGGFLVERGTPGFAARDIHGKLSMRASVTSELTLQDCRIPAEGRLPGADGLKAPLGCLNQARYGIAWGAVGAATACYDAALTYAKARRQFGKSIASFQLVQDKLVTMLTEITKAQLLCLQLGRLKDAGKLRHTQVSLAKRNNVEQALRVARLARDIHGANGIVDEYPVMRHLCNLETLYTYEGTHDIHTLILGRDITGIAAFA
- a CDS encoding aldehyde dehydrogenase family protein: MAQAYKNLIGGKWVEAASGQTFADRSPANTEDVLGHFPRSDARDVDAAARAAAGAFERWRRVPAPRRAEILFRAGETLLRRKEELARSMTREMGKVLKESRGDVQEGIDMTYYIAGEGRRLTGQTTPSELPDKWAMSVRVPVGVVACITPWNFPLAIPTWKLVPALVAGNTVIFKPAEDTPLLGHLLVEILLEAGLPPEVLQLVHGTGEEAGAPLVRHPLVGLVSFTGSSEVGQDVAVACAKEHRRCSLEMGGKNCILVLEDANLELAVDGAIWGGFGTTGQRCTAASRLIVHEAVARQFTDALVGRATRLHLGDGLLPETEVGPVVNEAQLQRVHQYTEVGQREGAALLCGGAFAREGALAKGYFYRPTVFANVKPAMRIAQEEIFGPTVAILPVRSFEEAVAVANNVRYGLSTAVYTQDVNRAFRAMGDLQAGITYVNAPTIGAEVHLPFGGIKATGNGHREGGPQVLDIFTEWKTIYVDYSGKLQRAQIDV
- the lptB gene encoding LPS export ABC transporter ATP-binding protein translates to MPSSTPGATPEVRPGPEAVSGAILRTVNLVKAFRGRTVVSGVSITVGPGEVVGLLGPNGAGKTTTFFMALGLLQPDRGAVFLNGEEVTPLPVYQRARRGLGFLPQEPSIFRKLTVEENLLAILEGLPLSREERRERAAALLRELGIAHLAARKAYSLSGGERRRAEISRCLATDPSCILMDEPFAGIDPIAVDEIQGIIAQLRARGIGILITDHNVRETLHIVDRADIIHRGEILISGTARELAADERAREIYLGERFTL
- the rpoN gene encoding RNA polymerase factor sigma-54, with product MALEAKLSLRQTQRMIMTQSLQQAIGLLQLTRMELIQTVRQELEENPLLEEELVEAAEEVPETKTEAAAEEPAEPEREEKLSETDWEAYLQDASDYRREFPREELERAGPEETMTRPRSLADHLTFQLYLSTSDPSLIAWANLIIGNLDENGYLTVPLAELNEEPPADPSVPERALRLVQSFDPVGVAARDLGECLLVQLDARGAEARLARCLISEHLAELEHRNIARLADRLKVPPREVQVALELIASLEPKPGRTFSTDEPRYITPDVYILKVDDRFVVVLNEDGLPRLRVSGYYRAILSRRSQNSKETREYVEGKMRSALWLIRSIEQRQRTLYKVTESIVKFQRPFLEQGISAMRPLTLKEVAEDIGMHESTVSRVTTNKYVHSPQGLFELKYFFHRGVPATDGGGTVSSLTVKEIVRKLLTQEDQGKPLSDQKIVEILQQQGVEIARRTVAKYRSQLRIPSSSKRRRY
- the lptA gene encoding lipopolysaccharide transport periplasmic protein LptA; translation: MLVLAALVLGAGAAAAETSSPARGPLGPARKGSAITISADRLEVDRKAHTATYAGSVVARDSALTILADRMEFTFDEAMQEVQRVRATGHVRLTERGGREATADAATYFARDEKVLLEGSARAWQQENVVTGSTITLYLREDRHVVEGEGDARVHAVIYPRRDPGGPPRP
- the lptC gene encoding LPS export ABC transporter periplasmic protein LptC — protein: MRRRVLGIGLAVAGVAGAGAVLLLWGVTAGLPLSARPTPSPGGRPDLTLVGVRVVEDRAGERLWEAEADRATVFEREGRTLLSRGAEPVRITLYSDGRRLESVADRVVVLADRRQVLLEGTVTARSDQGVVLRTDHLTWSADRRTLETNAPVTLERAGLTVEGEGMETDLTLERLTLKVHRGSRVTGRAGGRS